The sequence TGTACACCTCAGTTTCCcaattttgtaaaaaagaaaagtaggctGTGCTCTTTACCTACGTACTCTCTGTTGATAGTTCGTTAGCTAATACACCTTTTAAAGTGCTAATCATCTGAAGGCATTAGTAATAATTCTGTTGCTGCAGTTTACTTTGCATTTCAAGATCGGTATCTTCATGACAGTACAGATCTCATTTAGCCTACCGGCTCAATGCTGTCAGCCACACCCATGTTTTCCAGCAGTTAGGTTACTTTATCCAAAATAGTATTTTGAGTTTCATTTCTGGACCATGGTGAACATCTGAAATGGCATCCTCTCCCTTCAGGCTGCTGAACTCGTCTTTATGTTCTGCAGGCACCCGAGCAGTGATAGTGTGGCCCAGACTCCTGAATTACTACGGCGGTACCCCTTGGAGGACCACTCCGAGTTTCCCCTGCCCCCAGATGTAGTGTTCTTCTGCCAGCCCGAGGGCTGTCTGAGTGTGCGTCAGCGGCGCATGAGTCTGCGGGATGACACTTCTTTCGTCTTCACCCTCACTGACAAGGACACTGGAGTCACTCGTTATGGCATCTGTGTTAACTTCTACCGCTCCTTCCAGAAGCGTATGCctaaagaaaagggggaaggtGGGGCAGGGTCCCGTGGGAAGGAAGGATCCCGTGCCACTTGTGCATCAGAAGAGGTTGGCACTGAGACCTCAGAGACCGGCCTGTCCTTGCAACCCCCCAGTGCTGACCCCGCCCCCGATGTGAATCAGTCTCCTCGGGTCAAACCCCGGGCCAAGGCAGGGAGCCGTTCACGCAATAGTACTCTGACATCCCTGTGTGTGCTCAGCCACTATCCCTTCTTCTCCACCTTCCGAGAATGTCTGTACACCCTCAAACGTCTTGTGGACTGCTGCAGTGAGCGGCTGCTGGGCAAGAAACTGGGCATCCCTCGAGGCATACAAAGGTACAGTCTGCTGCTGACACtcagaagagagggaagcagttaGAGATGAGTCGGTTTGTGAGGGGCAGGAAATTTCCTCTGAAGCCTGAGGTCCTTCGTATGGCTAGAATGAAGTGTTGTCTTAGACCGTGTTGTAcgtttaagaataaatttttgttaaaagaaagaaatcggTCAATCATTAAAAAACATAGCCTGCGGTCCTTCATACACCTCTTTAAGCATATTGTATTAGTCCTTTCTAAGGAAAAAGTGCTACAGAGTTAGACTGCCTAACATAATAATGTTTGGAGTTCGATGTTTCATGCAGGCAGGAATATAAGTCctcatatgtatacatttttacatttgttctCTTGGATATACCCTCCAGCCCTAGCTGAGCCCAAAGATCGGGCTTTTCCGATATCATTTTTACTGTGTGGCTACTGTATTGTGTTGCAGTAGGGTATCAGCTCCTGGTGCTTATGTGTCTGTTTCCTGCTGTCTGCTCCTCAGGGACACTATGTGGCGCATCTTTACTGGATCATTGCTAGTGGAGGAGAAGTCAAGTGCCCTTCTTCATGACCTTCGAGAGATTGAGGCCTGGATCTATCGATTGCTTCGTTCCCCAGTGCCCGTCTCTGGGCAGAAGCGAGTAGACATTGAGGTCCTACCCCAGGAGCTCCAACAGGCTCTGACCTTTGCTCTTCCAGACCCTTCTCGATTCACCCTGGTGGATTTCCCACTGCACCTTCCCTTGGAACTTCTGGGTGTGGATGCCTGTCTTCAGGTGCTAACCTGCATCCTCTTAGAGCACAAGGTGAGAGAGCCAGCTTTCTAGACCTTTAAGGACGGAGCCtacatctttttcatctttttgtccCTAGAAGGTAACATATGCCAGGTATACAGGAGGCATCGTCTAGTTGTGGGCTGGATTAAGGTACTCTCGGTGGAATGTATTCAGAGGGTCTGCCACTCAATTGAATTATCCTTAACTAGACTGACCTAATTCTCCGGAAATATCAGTAGTTCTGTTCCGATGAGTGGTCCTGAAATTTGGGGGGAACAAGAACCAGGAAGGTAAGGCATGGGGCAGAGATCACTGTGAAAGCTGTGTTCGTGGAGCCCTATGCGTGGTGAGATGGAAATTAAATGGTAGCGCTGGAAACTGTTTTCTCATCCCTGTTATTCTTGCTGTTGAACGATCCTTGTGGGATGGCTTGCGGCAGGTGGTGCTACAGTCCCGAGACTACAATGCCCTCTCCATGTCTGTGATGGCATTTGTGGCGATGATCTACCCACTGGAGTATATGTTTCCTGTAATCCCACTGCTGCCCACCTGCATGGCATCGGCAGAACAGGTGAGTGCAGGTGCTTTCTGGCTTTGTCACCTCTACTTTCCAGCTCTGTCCAGCTCTGAGGGAGATCAGTGCTGAGAAGTTGTAAATCAGTACTCATCTTCCTTCCCTTATTATAACTTACATGTCCGTAAACCATGACCTAACTTGAACTGATTTGATGTCAAAACTtgtgttatttttggtttttactttcaaagtaaatgttgggacgcctgggtggctcagtcggttaagcatttgccttccactcaggtcatgatcccagggtcctgggatcgagccccatgtaaggctccccgctcagtggggagcctgcttctccctctgcctgccattcctccttGCTCAAGCCCCCCCGcccatgaataaatgaaaattttttttaaaaagtaaatgctaATAATTATAGGTTTCTGGCTACACTGTTGTAGGTGTTATATAATGTATAGAATATACACTGTTACCTCTCTAAAATCTGAAAACTTGTGAATACAGAAACACACCTACCCTCAAGAGTTTTGGAAAAGAGATTATGGACCTGGATTTCCTTATCTAAAAAGATTCTGATTCTTTAAGTGATCAAAATagatttagtttttgtttcttaccctcttttttcttcccacagCTGCTGTTGGCTCCAACTCCATACATCATCGGGGTCCCTGCCAGCTTCTTCCTCTACAAGCTGGACTTCAAAATGCCTGATGACGTATGGCTGGTGGATCTGGACAGCAATAGGGTGAGGTTCTTGGCCGAGGGACTATAGATTCTAGAAGaggattgtgttttctttttctagatccttCCCAGGAAGGTCCTCAGTTAGGTGATTTCTCTTGTGTGACTcattgaaacaatttttttaaatgcttagctTTTGCTTTATTGGCTTAATAGGCCCTGGTTAGAACTCAAAGGAGTGTCAGATTTAGTTTTGCCGGAGTGAAGTGCTGCCCTGCATCTGGGAGCAGTAAGGCGGTTGTGATCGTGGGAACACAACATACAGTGTAGCTCACCTGATGGTTCTCCTGGGCTATGGTTTCTAGTGAGAAAGTGTCTTTCAATGCAGACTTAAAATGCATATTAATATTCTGTGGCACGAGTACATTCAGACTTCAGCAGTAACCCTTATATGTGTTCgttgtaaaactttaaaaatccaaataagtataaataaataaaaaccacagcaCTAGCATGTAGAGGTAGTCACCAGTAACACCGaggtgtatttctttttatttacgtatgtgtgtattttaaatatatgtctaTACATGATATACATACTCACATATGGGTGAAAATACCGTGTATACAACTTACTATTTTTGTTACCTCCTCTATGTAAGAGTAACTCCTGAGTAATTCCAAAGTCAtgcctcttttttgtttttctggtgcaGGTGATTGCCCCCACCAATGCAGAAGTGCTCCCAACCCTGCCAGAACCAGAATCATTAGAGCTGAAGAAGCATCTGAAGCAGGTgggtgaagagagaagaaaaggaagggagcaGTGGCTACTCTAGGGCGGCCTGGAGGCTGTAGCTGTTCTAAGAGCCACTTTCCTTTCAGACGTCAAGTGGATTAGATTTTCTTAGCTAAGAAGAGGTGTGTCCCATTTCTGGGTATCAGGATGAATCTGAAAAAGGgcttttagatttttgttttttaaagatttatttagtttgagagaaagtgtgcatggggagggggaggagcacaggaagagaatctcaagcagactccccagtgattTCAgcgcctaatgtgggactcgatctcacaaccctgtgatcatggcctgacccgaaaccaagagttggacattcagcccactgagccacacagatgcccctcaTGTCTGCCATTCTTTATGGCCTTAGAGCATTCTGTCTGTCTTGTAAGGAAGGAGCTAGTCATTTGGACAATCTGACtcctttcatattttccttttgaattgaTCCCTAGGTCCCCATAAATGCTTTCTTCAAAAATTCCTCTCTTGAGTAATCCTTTCAATACATttttcattgattgattttcttcctcttctgcatGCCGAGCACAGTACCTGAAGGTAACATGTGGCAGGgccccatttcttcttcctcttgtaTGTGTTATGTAGGACCACCAGTAGACAGCTCCATATTTCTTTATAGGAATCCTTGTTCTCATTCGAAGGGTCTTTAGGAACCTCTGTGTTGTCTTAGCTGTTCAGCAGTACCTCTAGATATCTGTCTGGGCTCAAATGGGTCATTCTGTagcatccctctccctctcacttgcTTCATCCCCACTGATGTAATACAGTGTCTTGTTACTGCCGGGACTGGTGAGGATTGCAAGTTGAGAcagttctctgcctgcctttgctgTGTTTTCGTTCTTGATGATTGCTTTAGTATGGCTAATAAGATGGAGAGGTTGATATGTAGAATTGTACTTCAAATGTTTATAGGAGTTAAGATCCCTGGGCTCGTTACTCCTGTGTTCTTACCCCTGCTACTTGAAATGTGATTCACGGACCAGGAGCATTACCATTGCCTGTGGTTGTTAAAAGTGCGGAATCACCCCAGATATATtgaaccagaatctgcatttttaacaatattccCAGGTGACTCCTGTGCTCGTTAATATTTAAGAAGCATTGCTGGTCTAGACTGAAAAACATTTCATgactaaaataaatttggaaactaTTGCCCTGGGTTCCATATTTGATTAAGTTGCCTTGAGCCAGGTTGGCTTAAACTGAAAGCCTGTATAATTCAGATTATCTTCTGAAGGTTAAAGTATTTGGATTCTTATGTCAAAGACTCTTTCCTAGGAGATGACTGCCTAGCTACCCAGGAATCTGCTGCGCTCCATAGGGGATTTCCTGTTGTTCCACAGGCCCTTGCCAGCATGAGTCTCAACACCCAGCCCATCCTCAATCTGGAAAAATTCCACGAAGGCCAAGAGATCCCCCTTCTCTTGGGAAGGCCTTCTAACGACCTGCAGTCCACACCTTCCACTGAATTCAACCCACTCATCTATGGCAATGATGTGGATTCTGTGGATGTTGCAACGAGGTACGACTAAGTTGACTGGATAATCACGTGCTCTTCAACTGGGTTCTGTTCTATCAGTAGCTGCATGTGCCACCTTAGTGAAAGCAAAGAGAAGTTCTGGTTCCTCATACTCTCAGGCCTTTTAGACCTTGAGTGCAGAGAGATCGATGCTTGTTTAAGATCCTTCTCCCTGTGAAGTGCTGGCTTGGGGAGGTGGTCTGAGACCTCAGACTACAGTCGTCCTTACGGTGCAGGGTGCGGGACTCGGATCATCTCACCATCCCCTTCTTCCCCAGAGTGGCCATGGTCCGTTTCTTCAACTCCCCCAACGTGCTGCAGGGCTTCCAGATGCACACACGTACCCTGCGTCTCTTCCCTCGGCCCGTGGTAGCTTTTCAAGCTGGCTCCTTTCTAGCCTCACGTCCCCGGCAGACTCCTTTTGCAGAGAAGCTGGCCAGAACTCAGGCCGTGGAGTACTTCGGAGAATGGATCCTGAACCCCACCAACTACGCCTTCCAGCGAATCCACAACAGTGAGCGCACCTGCCCCACCTTCTGCCTTTATCCCCTGATGGCCcttccctttgcctttctttGGGGCAGCTTTGACCTGCCCCTTCCATTCCCGTTTAGCCTTAGACTTTTTCCTATCTTTCTTTTATgctcttcttgttttatttttttcctccttgttgctaactctgttctttctctttgggTAGACATGTTTGATCCAGCCCTGATTGGTGACAAGCCGAAGTGGTATGCCCATCAGCTACAGCCCATCCATTATCGAGTCTATGATAGCAACTCCCAGCTGGCCGAGGCACTGAGTGTGCCCCCAGAGCGCGACTCTGACTCTGAGCCCACTGATGACAGGTGAGCGGCAGAACCGATTTTTAAGGTACAAAGGAGGCGCTCACTGGCCTTTATTGAGCACAGTGGCAAAGCCTCGTGGGACTTAGATATTGGTCTTTGAAGCCgtggttatatttttattaattgttttgtgttagcttacttattttatcttgtttcctGGCCTCAAGTTAAGAgcactcctctttttttttcccccaaggttttttttttgtttttattttttttaagatttatttattcatttgagagagagagagaaagagcacatggaggggcagagggagaggaggagaagcagactctgcagttagtggagtggggcttgatccccgaccccgaaatcatgacctgagccagaaatcgagagttggacccttaaccaactgagccacccaggcaccccctccccccctttttaaaaagttttaaattttaatttcattgtagttaacatatagcattatattagtttcaggtgtacaatacagtgattcagcaattcgaCACATTAGTCAGTGCTTATCGTGATAAATGTACTCTAATTCTCATCACCtgttccaccccccaccctcctcccctccagtagCCGTCAGCTTGTTCTGTATTAAGAATTTctttctggggagcctgggtggctcagtgggttaaagcctttgcctttggctcaggtcatgcatgatctcagggtcttgggatcaagccgggcatcggactccctgctcagcggggagcctgcttcctcctctctctgtctttctctgcctgcctccctgtctacttgtgatctatcaaataaataaataaaaacctttaaaaaaagattctaagaatttctttcttggtttgtctttttttttttcctttgtttaattgttttgtttcttaaattctgcatatgggtgaaatcatatggtatttttctttccctgacttatttcacttagtattatactctggttctatccatgttgttgcagatggcaagatttcattcctttttatggctgagtaatactcctgtgtgtgtatgtgtgtgtgtgtatgagagtccttgcttttttatttttcctaatgctGATCACtgattctttttcccttccctttccttccattgtatttttatttttgtttctatttttgggCTCTTCACTCTGCAGTGGCAGCGATAGTATGGATTATGATGACTCAAGCTCTTCTTACTCCTCCCTTGGTGACTTTGTCAGTGAAATGATGAAGTGTGACATCAATGGTGATACTCCCAGTAAGTGTACTTGGGGACACTGGCTCGCTCCGGGCAGTGTTTGGGGCTCTGGGACCGTGCGGTCTGTACCTGCCCCCTTGGGTTTCTGCAGATGTGGATCCGTTGACGCACGCGGCGCTGGGGGATGCCAGCGAGGTGAAGATCGATGAGCTGCAGAACCAGAAGGAATCCGAGGAAGCGGGCCCGGACAGCGAGAACTCTCAGGAAAACCCGCCGCTGCGCTCCAGCTCCAGCACCACCGCCAGCAGTAGCCCCAGCACCGTCATCCATGGAGCTAATGCTGTGCGTGGCGACTTGGAAGGGTGGATGAGTGCGAGCTGTTACTGGGCACGTGGGCTGCACCTCTGTCAGTCGAGGCGGAAGCTGTTAATTTGCCGCTTCAcattcttcctgtcttcctctccaTGGGTCTCCTCGCGTAGAGCCTAGGAGACACAGAAGGAGCTCACTGGGCTTTGTTCAGGACTTAGCTAAGATTCCCCCCTTGCATAGTTTGTGGCACAGACACCAGGGGTGTCACAGAgatcttctttctctcattcccttAGGATAGGAGATGGGAACCTGATAGGCCTGGCTTGGCCCTGCTAATCTGAGAATACAGGAAGGTATTGCTGGGCACCAGGTGactagtttttatttaatgtgcCCTTTAGGAACCTGCCGATTCAACGGAGGTGGACGATAAGGCATCAGTAGGCGTCTCCAAGCCCCTCTCTGCCGTGCCTCCCAGCATGGGCAAATCGAACATGGACAGGCGCCAGACAGAAATCGGAGAGGGGTCAGTGCGCCGGCGAACCTATGACAATCCATACTTCGAGCCCCAGTATGGCCTTCCCCCTGAGGAAGATGATGATGAGCAGGGGGAAAGTTACACTCCCCGATTCAGCCAACATGTCAATGGCAATCGGTGAGAGCCTGGGGATTCCTTCTAGATGGGTGACTGAAGGACCGCACTGCAGTGGACCCCGGGTGAGGGTTAATCAGAAAGTTGGAGAAGTCCAAATGCTCTGGTTGCCCTCCGTCCCAGGCTGGTGCTTTGATCTAGGCATATACGAGTTGTGGGAAGGGAGCCATGATGGCAGTGCAGGCCAGGCCCACACTCCCAAGACTAGGTACCCTTGCCTGGGGCTCACAGGTGCCACTGTGCATTCAAGGGCTCAAAAGCTGCTGCGGCCCAACAGCTTGAAACTGGCAAGCGACTCCGAGGCAGAGTCTGACTCTCGCGCAAGCTCACCCACCTCCACCATCTCCAACAACAGCACCGAGGGCTTCGGGGGCATCATGTCTTTTGCCAGTAAGTGCCTTCAGCTCTCCTGTCTCTGTCCCGTTTGGTCTGCAATAGAGCCTGGCCATGGTGGGTGCTGCTTAGAACCTCAGGTGTAGGGCTGGACTGTTGGTATCGAGCCTCAGTCCAGCTTGTTCGGGTGACAATGAATAAGGTATTTTCCAGGGAGGACAGTAAAGGACAGGGACAGATTAGTCTCTCTCCCCGGAGGTTTCAGTCTATCTCAGGTAAGATAGCAGTCAACTGAGAGTCGTTGTATTAAACGTCATATGTTTTGTGGAAATACAATGGTCAAATTGGGTTTGGGTTCTGTATACCTTTTTTGCCTGGTGAAGGACTTTTTCATGAACACACTTGGAAATCTGTATGAGGAGTGTATATGAGGTTGACTTTTGTGCCTAGAGAATATGGCCGGAAATGCGGGGTGGTGTCAGTTAAAGATTAAGGACAGACCAGGGACCGGAGAGAGCCAGCATCAGGAATAATTATGACTGAGTTTTTTCAGAAGCCAGGTAAGGGCAGCGTCAACATCTGACCAAAAGTGCATGAAGTCAGCTTTCACACCGAGCTAGCGGTTGGTGAGAGACTTGGCTGTTACCAGGGGAGATGGTCAGAGAAAGTTGTTACTGGGTTTTGAACAATCCTGGCAGCTGCCCCTTTGGTTGCCCTAAATTACAGACTTGGTCTTTTCTGTGGTAGATCAGAGGTACCGGGGCTGtgcttgaaaaggaagaagatggagCTGATGGTGCAGTCATCAGCTTTGATTCTCTGTGCTCCTAACTCATCGCTCTCACACCCTCCCCTTGACAGGCAGCCTATATCGAAACCACAGTACGAGCTTCAGTCTTTCAAACCTCACACTGCCCACCAAAGGTGCGAGAGAGAAGACCACACCCTTCCCCAGTCTGAAAGGTAACTGCAGCCCTCCTTCCGCCGAACCAGGATTCTCCAGGAGATATCTCAGGCCTACGGGTGCTTGTCAGGAACCCTGTGTATGATGGCTCATTTGATCTGGCTGTGGCCCCTCATACCGCTTCTCATGGCTTTCACTGCTCATGATGGGCTCTGACTGGTTTTCAGATGGGAATGGTCTCTGTAGCTGGAGAGGAGGCTCTGCTGTGTCATTTAGGATACCAGCGGCTGTGCCATAACTGCTTCTGGGGCGATCCATAAGGGGTCATGAGCTGCCACCAATCATCTGCCAGCTTCTTGCTGCATGAGCAGAggagggctctgtcccagggagCTGGCCCGCCGGGGGATGGTTGCGAGAGCCTGGCACTGTTTACAGAGCCAAGAAGCCTCTCACTTTGACTTCACGTCGATGGGCCCTGTGGGTGGGCCAGGTAGTATTGGTTGGCTTCTAAGAACAGTTATGATCTTATTTGATTTTCGTTTGTGAGCTTGGAGGGTCTGAAGGGCTCTTCGGAATTTACTCTCTTgacgtttgtttgttttctctggctATTGGGctgaaatatttaattacagTAGAGAGCATAGTGAGAAGAgctccatatatattttaactgaCTTCTCTCCCCAGTGATTAAAAACTCCGGCAATCAAAGAAGTGTTCTCTGATGGGGATGGGAACATAGGGTAGGTGGGCAAAGAGACGTGATAGCTAGAGGTGTAGGGGGCTAACTAGCACTGTGGCACGAATCCACACACAACTCAGTAGCTTAGGAAGAGGGTTAGTCACTGGCTTCATGTGATGTAGTTGGGGAGGAAAGCGGTTGAAATGCCTTCATCGCATGCGGCCGCCTCACTCATCTGCTGCCCCTCTCGCTCCCATCCGCCTCCGGCCTCACACGCCCACCCCACTTCCCATGACAGCATCTGCAAGATGGGTCTCCTCTCTCGGCCTCCTGGCAGGCCCTCTGGACCCCGTGCGAGATGTTTCATGAAAACCAGCAGTCCCTCTTTCATGCATGTGCCTGTTCAGTACCTGAAGGTCCCTCGTGTCATTTACCCTGCCCCTGGCTTTTAGAGACCATAGCCCTAAGGACGGTCTTTCCTAGAGCCTTGGTGGTTTCCTGATCTCTTGGCTTCCAGCTCTGAGGTGCCTGAGAACTACGGTTATGTGCACTAAGCTTTGGGAGAATCCTCAGGTGGTCTGACATACAGCTCCATTGAGGGGAACAGGGGTTGTGGTATCACGGTGCACCTACTAACTGTGTATTTTGTGTCCCAGTATTTGGGCTAAATACTCTAATGGAGATTGTTACTGAAGCCGGCCCCGGGAGTGGTGAAGGTGGGTCTTGCCCGTGAGCTGtgcatgatcttttttttttcctagcatcTTCCGTGCCTGCCTGAGGGCCATCCTCCGCACGGAGCAAGCAGTGTCCCATGAGTGACCTGCCTTGCCCCTCCCCCGTGACGCCCGTGCTTGCCCGTGGGGCGCTGCTGGTGCATGTGGAGTGGCCTGAGTCTCCATCCCCACCTCCTCCACATTGCCATGGCTGGTTTCGACCTATGTGTGATGGCCCGGGGCCACCCTCGCCCAGCCCTT comes from Mustela erminea isolate mMusErm1 chromosome 9, mMusErm1.Pri, whole genome shotgun sequence and encodes:
- the MADD gene encoding MAP kinase-activating death domain protein isoform X16 codes for the protein MVQKKKLCPRLLDYLVIVGARHPSSDSVAQTPELLRRYPLEDHSEFPLPPDVVFFCQPEGCLSVRQRRMSLRDDTSFVFTLTDKDTGVTRYGICVNFYRSFQKRMPKEKGEGGAGSRGKEGSRATCASEEVGTETSETGLSLQPPSADPAPDVNQSPRVKPRAKAGSRSRNSTLTSLCVLSHYPFFSTFRECLYTLKRLVDCCSERLLGKKLGIPRGIQRDTMWRIFTGSLLVEEKSSALLHDLREIEAWIYRLLRSPVPVSGQKRVDIEVLPQELQQALTFALPDPSRFTLVDFPLHLPLELLGVDACLQVLTCILLEHKVVLQSRDYNALSMSVMAFVAMIYPLEYMFPVIPLLPTCMASAEQLLLAPTPYIIGVPASFFLYKLDFKMPDDVWLVDLDSNRVIAPTNAEVLPTLPEPESLELKKHLKQALASMSLNTQPILNLEKFHEGQEIPLLLGRPSNDLQSTPSTEFNPLIYGNDVDSVDVATRVAMVRFFNSPNVLQGFQMHTRTLRLFPRPVVAFQAGSFLASRPRQTPFAEKLARTQAVEYFGEWILNPTNYAFQRIHNNMFDPALIGDKPKWYAHQLQPIHYRVYDSNSQLAEALSVPPERDSDSEPTDDSGSDSMDYDDSSSSYSSLGDFVSEMMKCDINGDTPNVDPLTHAALGDASEVKIDELQNQKESEEAGPDSENSQENPPLRSSSSTTASSSPSTVIHGANAEPADSTEVDDKASVGVSKPLSAVPPSMGKSNMDRRQTEIGEGSVRRRTYDNPYFEPQYGLPPEEDDDEQGESYTPRFSQHVNGNRAQKLLRPNSLKLASDSEAESDSRASSPTSTISNNSTEGFGGIMSFASSLYRNHSTSFSLSNLTLPTKGAREKTTPFPSLKGNRRALVDQKSSVIKHSPTVKREPPSPQGRSSNSSENQQFLKEVVHSVLDGQGVGWLNMKKVRRLLESEQLRVFVLSKLNRSVQSEDDARQDAIPDVEVSRKVYKGMLDLLKCTVLSLEQSYAHAGLGGMASIFGLLEIAQTHYYSKEPDKRKKSPTESVNTPVGKDPGLSGRGDPKAMAQLRVPQLGPRAPSAAGKGPRELDTRSLKEENFVASVGPEVIKSVFETEEKKSQISADSGVSLTSGSQRTDPDSVIGVSPAVMVRSSSQDSEVSTVVSNSSGETLGADSDLSSNAGDGPGGEGSAHLASSRGTLSDSEIETNSATSTIFGKAHSLKPSVKEKLVGSPVRSSEDVSQRVYLYEGLLGKERSTLWDQMQFWEDAFLDAVMLEREGMGMDQGPQEMIDRYLSLGEHDRKRLEDDEDRLLATLLHNLISYMLLMKVNKNDIRKKVRRLMGKSHIGLVYSQQINEVLDQLANLNGRDLAIRSSGSRHMKKQTFVVHAGTDTNGDIFFMEVCDDCVVLRSNIGTVYERWWYEKLINMTYCPKTKVLCLWRRNGSETQLNKFYTKKCRELYYCVKDSMERAAARQQSIKPGPELGGEFPVQDMKTGEGGLLQVTLEGINLKFMHSQVFIELNHIKKCNTVRGVFVLEEFVPEIKEVVSHKYKTPMAHEICYSVLCLFSYVAAVRSREEDLRTPPRPVSS
- the MADD gene encoding MAP kinase-activating death domain protein isoform X17 — encoded protein: MVQKKKLCPRLLDYLVIVGARHPSSDSVAQTPELLRRYPLEDHSEFPLPPDVVFFCQPEGCLSVRQRRMSLRDDTSFVFTLTDKDTGVTRYGICVNFYRSFQKRMPKEKGEGGAGSRGKEGSRATCASEEVGTETSETGLSLQPPSADPAPDVNQSPRVKPRAKAGSRSRNSTLTSLCVLSHYPFFSTFRECLYTLKRLVDCCSERLLGKKLGIPRGIQRDTMWRIFTGSLLVEEKSSALLHDLREIEAWIYRLLRSPVPVSGQKRVDIEVLPQELQQALTFALPDPSRFTLVDFPLHLPLELLGVDACLQVLTCILLEHKVVLQSRDYNALSMSVMAFVAMIYPLEYMFPVIPLLPTCMASAEQLLLAPTPYIIGVPASFFLYKLDFKMPDDVWLVDLDSNRVIAPTNAEVLPTLPEPESLELKKHLKQALASMSLNTQPILNLEKFHEGQEIPLLLGRPSNDLQSTPSTEFNPLIYGNDVDSVDVATRVAMVRFFNSPNVLQGFQMHTRTLRLFPRPVVAFQAGSFLASRPRQTPFAEKLARTQAVEYFGEWILNPTNYAFQRIHNNMFDPALIGDKPKWYAHQLQPIHYRVYDSNSQLAEALSVPPERDSDSEPTDDSGSDSMDYDDSSSSYSSLGDFVSEMMKCDINGDTPNVDPLTHAALGDASEVKIDELQNQKESEEAGPDSENSQENPPLRSSSSTTASSSPSTVIHGANAEPADSTEVDDKASVGVSKPLSAVPPSMGKSNMDRRQTEIGEGSVRRRTYDNPYFEPQYGLPPEEDDDEQGESYTPRFSQHVNGNRAQKLLRPNSLKLASDSEAESDSRASSPTSTISNNSTEGFGGIMSFASSLYRNHSTSFSLSNLTLPTKGAREKTTPFPSLKGNRRALVDQKSSVIKHSPTVKREPPSPQGRSSNSSENQQFLKEVVHSVLDGQGVGWLNMKKVRRLLESEQLRVFVLSKLNRSVQSEDDARQDAIPDVEVSRKVYKGMLDLLKCTVLSLEQSYAHAGLGGMASIFGLLEIAQTHYYSKEPDKRKKSPTESVNTPVGKDPGLSGRGDPKAMAQLRVPQLGPRAPSAAGKGPRELDTRSLKEENFVASVGPEVIKSVFETEEKKSQISADSGVSLTSGSQRTDPDSVIGVSPAVMVRSSSQDSEVSTVSNSSGETLGADSDLSSNAGDGPGGEGSAHLASSRGTLSDSEIETNSATSTIFGKAHSLKPSVKEKLVGSPVRSSEDVSQRVYLYEGLLGKERSTLWDQMQFWEDAFLDAVMLEREGMGMDQGPQEMIDRYLSLGEHDRKRLEDDEDRLLATLLHNLISYMLLMKVNKNDIRKKVRRLMGKSHIGLVYSQQINEVLDQLANLNGRDLAIRSSGSRHMKKQTFVVHAGTDTNGDIFFMEVCDDCVVLRSNIGTVYERWWYEKLINMTYCPKTKVLCLWRRNGSETQLNKFYTKKCRELYYCVKDSMERAAARQQSIKPGPELGGEFPVQDMKTGEGGLLQVTLEGINLKFMHSQVFIELNHIKKCNTVRGVFVLEEFVPEIKEVVSHKYKTPMAHEICYSVLCLFSYVAAVRSREEDLRTPPRPVSS